TATGACCACGTTTTCAGGGGAtgtttgattatattaaaaacaatattactTCTCATGCAAACCCAGTTTGATATTTCACATGATATTTTACATCTGCAACTCACTGTAGCTGATCGAAAGGAGGCTCAAATGAAAGGAGGCCTTCAACCGCAGCTTGGTTAAGCTTATTGATTTGTGATATTCACGTTTAACAATCCACTGCCTATCCATAACTTATCATAGCTCTAAATCCATAGGAGATTTTTCATGCGTTATAATTCTCTTATTGGTGAAATACACGTACATTTTGCTTAAAGGGCATTCgaaattttttctaaacttGTCATTGCTGGATGTAGGTCCTCCACGTCTAAGGGACATCTTTTACAGGATGGGTCTCTCGGACAAGGACATAGTGGCCTTATCAGGGGCTCATACACTGGtaatttctatttctgcttGGATTTACATTCAAGGTCAGCTGGGGATGCGGAACCAcacttgttatttttttattcttgtgtCTAGGGAAGGAAACACCCGGAAAGATCTGGATTTGATGGTCCTTGGACTCAGGAACCCCTTAAGTTTGATAATTCCTATTTTGTGTAAGGTTTCATCTTTTCACTGGATGCATTTTCTAAGTTTCGGTTGGAGCATTATAGAGCCAGATGCTAATTGATCATTTTTGACACAGCGAGTTGTTGAAAAGGGACGCAGAGGGGCTGCTGAAACTGCCAACTGACAAGGCATTGCTGGAAGATCCTGCATTTCGCCCTTATGTTGAGTTGTATGCGAACGTAAATAAGCTTTTCGCGTGGTCTGGTGACTCCATTGATAAATCTATAAAATCGAATTGCAGttacatgttttctttttgtaaatttgctTTTGATGAAACTACCCCACCACACCACTATTTCGTTTCCTTATGCACCCGGTCTATAACCCTTTGATGCTACTGTCCTTGGTTTTGCCGAGAATGAAAAGAGATGGAAAGTGtttttcatggaatttatgctgTGTAGGCTTGTGATGCTTAAAAGTAAGCATTCAGTCTGTTCCATCACTATCTTCTATGTAGAGACCAGGAAATATTCATAATGAGATCGCACATCAAATGTTGGGTAGATACATACATGTGTTGGGATGGATATATTATGTGGTTCCCTGAAACCTCTAGGCTAGAGCATCATTTTTGTGCTACTGGGAACACCTGATTTGATATTTGAATTGGTTGTTGTTCCCGCAACTCTCTCATGGTGGTTGGCACGACCTTGAAAAGAGACAAACGGACAATTTGATACTGTGCTTTTTTCCTCGTTTTTTTTTGCTATATGCTCTTCTTTCCCTAATGTTGTCAAGCATGTGGCAGGATGAGGATGCATTTTTCAGAGATTATGCAATCTCGCATAAGAAGTTCTCTGAACTGGGGTTCACGCCAAGTTCTTCAGGCAGCAAGACAGTAGTGAATGGTGCCGTATTGGCACAAGGTGCTGTTGGAGTGGCAGTGGCTGCGGCTGTGGTGAATCTTGAGCTACTTCTATGAAGTGCgcaaaaaaatgaagtgaatGCTGTTCTCTGATTTCCCTTTGTACCTAGCATATATTTTAGCGCTTAGTGTTGCCCGCACCATATATGTTCATCGACAATAATAGTCAAAGCATTGCTGGTGCTTGGATGGAACAAGCCAGCAAACTCTTTGAAAGTCACAAGAAAAATCTATGCCCATTTTCAACACATCCTTTGTTGCGTGATACTACCTTTTCCAGTTGGTTAGTAGTTAAACACGCTGCTTTGAGTGAGTTGCATTATGCGTATGACGCTTGGTAATATGCATTTATGCGATTCTTGCCCAACTTCCAATCATTCGAGCAAATTTCTCCAACCTAAGAAAAATGTTTAGCTAAATCAAGATTTCTTCCCATGTGTAAGAGATGATTATTAAGAATCTGGGACTTGTGATGCATCTTTTCCGTCATTGAATGGCGAACATTTTCACCACTTGGAATCTTTCATTGGTGGATTTGTTCTTCAACGCACGTTAGTGTTTTAACTTTGGTTGAAGAACCACTCTAGCCATTTCTCCATCTTTTTCGAATTCTCCTCTCAGCTTGTGGATGGCTGTATTGTTTCGTCTGCTTCAACGGGGAATCAAGTCAGAGACGTGGTTTCGACCTCTCGTGAAGAAGTATGGGACGCGCGCACCTCTTAATTGACACGATGGCTCTGGTAATTTGGACATCGCTTTTGATTTGAAAACAAATAATTCTGTGAGTGAATTAAGGAGATTAACATGAAAAAGAATAACGAACTtccaaattaaaatgaaaagcatACACTATCCAGTTCAACACATCTGGGGTACATCTGGGGAAGAAGGAGCGGTTCATCTGAAGATCTTCGAGTCTCATCGCACGCCCTATTTCCAGttcatttcttcatctttctctcctctctgcTTGTAGATGGCTGCGTTGTTTCGTCTGCTTAACGGGAAATCAAGTCACAGGCGAGGTTTCCACCTCTCGTGATGTCGTATGGGACACGTGCGCCTCTCATTGACACAATGGCTCTGGTAGTTTGGACATTGCTTCTGATTTGAAAACTAATTATTCTGCAAGTGAACTGTGGAGATTAACATGAAAAAGGGATAATGAATTGTCAAACCAAAATGAAAAGTAAGCACTATCTGGTTCAACACATCTGGGAAAAAGAAGGAGCGCCCTAGTTTGGCTTTAGTCAAAGGTAATTGTTGAATGGGAATAAGAGGGGCTGCTGAAACTGCCTACTGACGAGGCATTGTCGGAAGATCCTGCATTTCGCTCTTATGTAGAGTTGTACGCCAAGGTAATATAAGGCTTTTCGCGCGGTctggaaatgaaatgaaagcaTGCACGCATACACATGGAGGCATGCGCCTACTTATGTACATACGCATGTATACTCAATTACCAGAATAGCACCATACAACAAACcagaaatcttttttttcccgtGTAACTACCGAAACAAGAAACAGTAACAAGAGATACATATTTATGCATCTATTGGCTATAATTTCAAGATGTCAAAATCAGCTCCTTTACTACAAAATGACAGCATGAAGCAAATTCAAGTGCAATGAAATATAAACCAGATCCTCACTTCTAAATGTTTCAGATTAACAATTGAATGCAACCCCTTGCTTGCAGCGGCCAATTCCATCAGCTCCAGCTGTTCATCCTCCATAAGCTCCATGGATTCCTTGGCAATTCTGCGAGCAGCGGCCTTCTCCACTGCAGCTTTCCatctctctgcttctttttctcgacaaagctcttctttttgtctctttttctctgccttccaaacaaaaaaccagagaagttggtaaagaaaagagaaaagaagagatgctgcttaaccaatcaaataaagcaaaagaaactaacGAGTGAAAAAGcaatatcaagctcaaatacttACCTTAATGGATTCTTTCTGTAAATACTTCTCCCGTCGCTCTGATTCTCGCCTTTGCTCACGTAGCaatctctcctccctctctctgctgTTCACACAtcaacctttcttcttccttccttctttcacGATCAAATCTTTCCATCTCTTTCCTCATTCGTTCCTCAGACtgcaatagaaaaatacagGATATCAGTCCATGCCAAAATTTTCTCCACAAAGCTCACATATCCTTAACAGTTAGCACAACTCTTCAAAAAGATTGAAACCTTTGGAAGATGGACTACATCAAGGAAATAGCagcaaataacaaattaaaCGTCACACAATCTCCATATGACAAGTAATGACCAACATACTAGAAGGGTTCCTCTTTCTGTACAAAATTGCATATGTgtggcttttcttttgataCGGTAACTGACTATTACATAAACATCATTACGGTAACTGACTATTACACATTCTGCAGCAAAATAGCCACCTATCTATACTTCCAATACACAAAAATCTCCTTTATCTTCCCTAGCAAAATATGCTATAATACGAAGTCTTAAACTCACACCTTCCTCCAGCCCCTACATGCTGCTGAATTCTTCCATGTGCACTACCGGGAGCTtaattgtttttgaattttggaattGTGAGATGACCTTCCACCTTTGTCCTTGTAAGAATTTCTAGAAGCAATGGTCTTCCCTCCTCTATGAACAGCAGCAATTGCTCGCCATCTCTGCTTGTTCAGGCGCTTTTTACCAACTCAGCATCATTCGCATTCTCTTCACTTTCATCCTGCACCAGGTGGAAAAGAAACTCTCATTACTGAGGCTAACAAGAAAGAGCAATAAACAATGATAAGTGATGACTATGGAAAAACTTCTTTAAAAAACTTAACtcacttttcatttttgataAACTACGGATGACTCACTATAAACATATGTGAAAAAGCACCAAACACAACAATTAGTAAACACTATACTAGTCCGTTATCCCCTCGAAAAAAAACAGTTGACAGCAACACAATTACTCAAGCTAAAATCGCATGTATTTATCAGCAAAAATTTCGAGAAGCAAATTTCCGAATAGCTCATTTTTGTAAGTTGAAACAAGACCAAATTCTGAGCTGCTAAATTCAAAAGACCTCAAGCCAGAAACTTACTTGAATTAGCCATTCCATCAGACGCCATTAAATGGGATTTTAAAGGAGAACATAGAGAGATGAGTTCATTTTGCAGATAGCTGGCATCTTTCAAAGCTTATTCATCATCGTTGTCTatgaaatttgtcacaagtacaGAGACTAAACACTTGAGTATAGTCAGAGGTTCTCAAACAAGGAACCCAAGCCCCAAACTATCAAAATGGGCCTGAGCATCATAGAACACAACAAAGGTAGATCGAACTTCAAGATATCCGCAAGCCAGAATGTCttcaatgtgattcatattACTCAACCTTCATGCTTATGTTGATAATCAAAAGTGCTGCCATGCACTATCCAAGACTACATAGCTAGTGGGCGAAAGCCAGACCTAATGCCTAAAAATTTCACCATATATACTTACCTCATTGAAGTGTGCCTCACAACAAGGTTTGCTGAGTTATCCTTCACATCTTTgtctattttctttgatttcctcCTCATTTCCTTCTACAATGTGCCCTGGCTGATCATACAAATAGCAGGATTAGGCTATAATACTGAGTGAGTCAGCACATTAgactttaaaataaattttaaggtGGATCTCAACTGACTGCCAGAAAATTAATACTGCATCCTCCAGTTAACCATCCAGGAAACAAACCAGGAAATTCCCAAACGAAAATATAAAACATGACTTCATCTTATCCAGTGAAAAGTCACTCAAGTGCTCCAATAGTCTTAAAAGATCTGCtcagtttttgaaaataaagcacAGCGAACAACATAGCTTCCAGTAAAAAGAGGAAATCTCATGCCCTGATGTTATAGGTTTCACAAAGTTTCAGCAATGTTGATTTTCAGGCCTATCACAGCGAATGCTCTGATACTAGTACCTTATCCAGCAGATGCAAAGAGTCAACATCACTCATGATTGTTTCATCCATTCCAGCactatcttcttcatcatcataacatatatcctggtccttttcttcttcaacaaacTATATCAAAGGAATCCAATAAGAGAATGTTAATATCGCATCATGGACAATGCACACTTACAATACTCAATCAATGACACGCTAGGGATGAACTTTTGATTAATGTGTCAACTAGTTGCACAAAATTCTCCAGGGCAAGATGTAATTGGTTCCAGAAAATTTGTATATGCTGTTTTCATTTACATTTCAGAATGCGGCAGCTTcaaaaacacgtttggaaagacattggaaattattttacaaCAAAGACGATGGAAAGCATGTTATGAATGAAAAAAGAGTTCAAagctgaaaatgacattttggtgTATCCAGTATTTATTCATTCTAACAAAAGCACAGatctttggaaggaaaaagaaatattctaTTTTACAGCTTTGATGGAATACAAGTATATACTCCCATTTTTCATCCCGttagagaattttcattttcattcacaTGTTTCCAAgcaaacagaaaacaaaaattaaaatactagccatagtaCTTCCACTTCCACTTCCAATCAAGGAAATCAAGGACCAAACATGCAAAGCCAGGAACCACAATGCAGGCAATTGGCGAGATATTATTTTGGCTTTCAGATGCAAGAGCATGAAGATAATCATGAGAAAAGAAGCTGACAGAAGCCAAGAATGACAAAGAGTAAAATCCATGGAAGGAATAAGACGAAATAGTTATAGAGGAtagaatatttttcaaaagacttTTACCAACTAGACACTGTCCTACATCAGgactttaaaatagaaaagacaacCAGATTAGCATATCTCTAATTAGTGTGTCAGGCTTACTGGTGTTGCATTAGATTGATAGGCTAAGCATTTGCAAATctaaacaaaatcaatcaacaatCTTAGAAAGTTTCAGCATCAGGTCAGAAACATGGTGCAGGTAGAATTTCCAAAAACCGGGAACTAGACCGCATTGAATATGATAGGTGGCAGAAGATATATGAACAGAGATCTTCACTAAACACTAAGAGATGGGAGCTTTTCATTCCTGTGGTCAGTAAAATAATGATACCGGTACATAATCCCtgcaaaaaatttgaaagtaattACTAACAACCTGCTTGAATTAAACCAAAAGCCTTCAGCCTCTGGCACAAGACCAAAAGAAATGTTTGCACATGTACACATCCTTAAACTCTCGAATCTGCAAAAAGAATATAAGTGGGCTACAATAAGTCCACTAGTACACATCCAAGCTCAATTCTGCAggaagaaacagagcaagagaCGGAGGACTCACGATCATCAGAGCAGTAATGGACTCATTCATCCACCGGTTCTATTTCAAGAGATGACCGATCACAATGCAAGCAAGGAGGAGCGCCACGAACAGGTTCAAGGACACCACGGACGTATGATCCAAGGTGGACAGCGTCTGCAGCAAAATAGAGTAGACAAAATAACTAATCAGAGAATTTTTAGATATCTTTAGAAAACAGTAAAAGAGCGCGCAGAGAGAAGCGAGTGAGCGCCGAAGCAGGGGCGCATGCTTCGTCGACGACAGCGGGGGAACGGCCGCTCCACAAACGCAGAGCAGCAACGAGCGCGGTGAGAGGAGAGAGTAAGCACCGGAGCGGACACCTCCTTCGTCGGCTCAGGCGGGGAACGGCCACATCACGAACGCCGGAACAAACGTAGCAACGAGCacgaagagagaagcgagcgagCGCCAGTGCAGGGGCGGCAGTAGTGTGGTTCGTCGGGACGGCGGGGTTAGGCGCCGCTTGATGCACGGCGGAGCCGTAACGATCGCGGAGAGAATTTgggattcaaaattttaaaccCTAGCAAAGGGGAAGAAGGCAAAGGATCGAGTTGGCCCCCGCGTGGCGCCGCGTGAGTGGTGGGGACACCTACACGTATACAGAAAATTCTCCAATCAAACACTTCCTCTGATTTGCGCTGTCGCTTTCGCTTTGCATGAGCCATGAAGATTTTCCTCTGCGACGTCTCTCGCTTCTCCAGCTTTAGAAAAAGCGAACATTGCCGTCCTCTTTTCTCTCGCTCCtatcgccgccgccaccaccaccaccccgaGAGCAACTCCGCCCACCCCAGCCCCCGCCCGGTGTTCCCCAATGGCCTCCTCCTTTGCAGCCGCCCACCGCCGCCTCTGTCCCCGCGTCAAGGTGGTCACTGTCGTGGGGGCCACCGGGTGTGGCAAGTCCCGCCTCTCCATCGACGTCGCCTCCCACTTCACTTCCGAGGTCATCAACTCTGACAAGATGCAACTCTACCGGGGCCTTGACATCACCACTAACAAGATCCCCTGGCCGACCGCCGCGGCGTCCGCCACCACCTCCTCAGCTCCTTCGACCCGAACGATGGCGAGATGACCCCGTCGCAGTTCCGCTTCCACGGCGACGCAGCCATCTCCGGCGTCGCCTCCTGCGGGAAGCTTCCCTTCCTCGTCGGCGGTTCCAACTCCTTCATCCACGCTCTCCTGGCGGATCGGTTCGACCCGGAGGCAGACCCGTTCGGCCGGCTTGGCTCGCTGGCGAGCCCAAAGCTGAGGTACGACTGTTGCTTTCTGTGGGTCGACGTGTCGCCGCCCGTCCTGGCGGAGTACCAGTCGAAGCGGGTGGACAAAATGCTCGACATGGGCGCGTTTGATGAACTCGCCGGATACTACGACCTCCGCCGGACTGATCCGGAGGGTTGGACCGGGCTGAGGAAGGCCATAGGCGTGGCCGAGTTCGACCGTTATTTCAAGAAGTACCCGCCGCCGGGGGGGGTGTGCCCGGCCAGCCCGTGGCGGTGGGAGGATGCGAGGAAGCGGGACGACGATCCGGTGCGGCAGGGTGCCTACAAGGAGGCGGTGtgggaaataaagaagaatgcGTGCCAGCTGGCGAAGCGGCAGATTGAGAAGATCCAGCGGCTGAGAGGGCGCGGGTGGGAACTCCGTAAGCTGGACGCGACGGAAGTGGTCCAGCTGGCGATGGCGGccgaggaggagggaggcagcTGCGTCAGGTGGCAGGGCGTTTGGAACAGGCAGGTCGTTGGGCGGAGCTTGAACATCGTCAGGCGGTTCTTGCGCGAGTAGGTGTCGTTTTCTCGTCCTTGATTAGGGATTTGGttgagaagatgaagatgaagatgaagaaatgaatCAAGATACAGAGGAATCAGCAAAGGAAATACTTCGAATCACTCTATTTTCATATGATTGTAATACAAAGTTTCTGTATATCAATGACAGCTTATGAATACAAAATCCTCTGTTTTACATCCCCTGTTTTCTGTCTCTCTATCACAGCACGTATCAGCTATACAATGCAGAGCATCCATTGATGATTGCTCTCTAAGCTCTATCTCTCTATTTTGCTTCTATCTTCGCTTCCTTCTtcatcgaagaagaagaagactactTATATTAGAATAGAACAACAAACTGAATACAACTAACTGTTTCTTAATTTGTTTCACCACTCTAAACCGAATAATAGCGCACGTGTGTCAGTTGAGATCTACACGACTTGGCGATCCACATCTTCTTTATTTCAGGCTTTCTTAATCATTGATAACAATCCATGTTTGCCTTCATCACGAGCTCTTCACCGTTGATCATCAGCTCATTGTTAATTtcctgtttttgtttttcccacGTGTTCTTTGCTTCACTTTGCTGCTCCGTATAACTCTTTCTCTTCATAGTTCTTTCTCTTCCAGCATCAGTGTTATCTGCTGAATTTATAGTGGCTGAGTGAGACTTTGTTCCTATATGCTGAACActtttggtttcttcttcttcttcttcttcttcttcttcttcttcgctcaCAAATCATGAACTAAAACCCTTATTAACGTCTTGATTAGGACGTGGGTCATGAATAGACCCTTATTAATAATGGAAGAAGCTCATTTCGGTAATATGTTTCTTCTAGCTCTTTTCGGTAACGATAATGCTTCTTCTTATTACGTGCATcataaattgcaagaaaattgCAGCACTGAACACTAGCTAGAGTTTTGATAACCTAGAGTCTATCATTTCCAGATGTGCTTTTGGACGCTATCTAGATGAAACACAACAGATTAGGCGATTTTTCGCGATGATATCGGTAGTAAAGTGTTTGCATGTCCATGCATTTGCTGATTATCCTATTCGATAGCTTAACAAGTGTTTCGGACCTTGATTGGCATGCTTCTTCCAAGATGATGCTTAAAAAGTGATCAAGAAGATGATCAAAGGTGGTAATCAGCATGGTTGGGTCGAGCCGTGATCATAAGAAGAAGATGTTGCAATCCTAGAGGTACCTTTTATCATCTAGGTTTACGACTCGACCCGACCATGATGATTACCACcttttgtcatcttcttccAAAAGAAATCAAGCACCATGATTACCTTTCAGCATTTTCGTAATGACGATGCTTTGCCAAAATGACCTTCTTCCAAAGAAAAAAGCGAAGTTGGATTTTTGCTTTTGGGGTAGACTCGGAGGCATTATAACCAACGAAGTTGGACGTTAATAACGGACGTGGGTCATGAATAGACCTTTATTAATAATGGAAGAAGCTCATTTTGGATTACCGTGTGGTGACCTTACCCTTGTGATGCACCACCTAAGAATTCAACTAATATATCATTAAGCCTAATTTTAACTCGGGCTCTTCTAAACCCATATCAATTCGTAACTTAGGATTCATGTTCTTCAGGTACGTTTGGTTTAACTTTCTCAAGGGACTTTCAGCCTGTAAAGTTTCTTGGAGAAATACTGGGGTGCAAAGAGCTTTCAGTCAAATACTGGTattggaaaaactaaaaatccaATGCTGATGGGGACTAATTTTAGGCTTTTAGTATTTGACCaaatgctgatttttttttttcaaaactactaTCACAaacttttttagtttttcgatTTTACCTCTTATTGTTCTAAAACTACATTTACCTTCACTAGAGTTGACAAagagtttaagattttttaataaaaaagaaaaatgaaatcgaAAAGTCCTTTATAAAAAAAGACCTACCAAATACTCTTTATGCCAAAATAActttgcaaatgattttttaccaaatgcaatttgcattttcccaaagtccTTTAAGccaaatatatttatgtttcTCCAAGAACCAtttccaaagttgaaccaaatgcaACCTTAATAGGCAAATCATTTTCAATATGGAGTCGTCATCAATCAGTTATGGTAGATTGATTGtaaaataacatgaaaaatattttacttctacgaactaaatattttaagtacATGAATTTAATTATACTAGATTTCTCCTATACCTTTTTAATTCATTCTTTTTACGATtaaaatatttgacaaatagtttaaattcattttattacttCCTAACATATAAGATGATCATACACATGTGTAAATCATCAATTTATTACtaaataaagtaataaataaattgcatgtctTACCTCATAAATCATTGACGATTGCCTAAAGCTCGGGCCTTTTTTGACTGGTAACTTGGTAAGGCGTCGCCGCATTCCTCGAGATCTTGGGAGAAGGAGATTCGAGGGCTGCGCAGACCAGAGCTGGATATCTCCGAGCAAACGTGGATCGCCATCACCGGACCACTATCCTGTCGCGCGGAGCAACAGATCGAAAATTTTCCGTCTCTACTACTTTCCCCAGATAAGTGTTGCCTAAAGTTTTGAGGTCGGTCAGCTGGGGCCCACAGTCTCTCTTTcccagattttctttttttcatctccTCTCGAGATAAAATGTAAACGCCTTTCGACGTGacgtttttcccttttccccttttaatttttcctccttttttgacCGCACTTAATTTATTCGTAATCAAACTCCCCGCTTTTTTAAATATCCACTTTTAACTTGGATtacaataataacaataacgAGAGCAAGTCCGTTGAGGCTCGAACAGTTTTTtagtacaaaagaaaagagagaagaaaaaccaatatatatgtatgtatgtatgtatattatatattaaaagaagAGTAATGCTAGGCTTTAGAGTTGATTTATAAAATAGATTTATCAAGTGATGTGTACAATACATTGTGTGTGTGGTTTTTTTAACAAGCGGGTTCTAATCATGAATTAAGAACAGCTCGACGTATGGCAATTTTGTAAGCCAGGCAGATGAGTCAAGCGATTTTCATGTAAGAAGGATCTAACCACTACTCTTCTTGATTTTTTCATATAAGAACACCAGGGATTCCTTCTCCACTTTTTAAGAGTTTGTTTGAACAAAGATGTGTCTCAAAATGTCAACTAACTGCTTTTATGGATAGGTGTCTTAATTTCAATACTatttttgtcaagaaaatatccaccatttttcttttcggaCTTTTACAAATGGATTTTTTAAGTTATGTGCATCTATTGCAAAGGGAAAGAGGTAATTACACGAGTTCAAACTCAAACTTCAACTTGTTGTTCAATTAGAAATAACTTCaccatcaatttatttttttctcatttttattttcaatggaGTGGTCGAGAATGTAATAAAATTTGTGCTTTTTCCATATCCTTATTTAAATAGACAAATGGTTTCATGGGAAAGTTTATAGGAGTGGAATTGTCATTTTACTATGGATGTTATCACTTCCATTGGGGTCTATTTgcatcacatttttttttttttgtacttcaaATCTTCGTTCGCCACTTTCATTGATTTGGCCTCATTCATCCATGGTTATGTCCATGGTTATGTCTTTTGAATGCGCCACAAAACGCGAGGTGGAAAAGAGGTGGAGAAGTGATCGAAAAGGTATTAAAGAGAGAATCACGGTTGTGCcacctttttgaaaaaatgcaagTCGCCGTACTCTCCAGCAGGCCATCCTCCGCGGATTGGACACTTATAAGTTGTCACATCTAGTGACTGCGTTCCATCTTAATGGGGGATGATTAAGCCTTTTTgattaagccctaattaattatgaGATCAAGcgctcttttcttcttcctttacgGGAGGAAACGACATGAGTGGAAGCAATGGTTGTCCCCCCTGTCCTTTGTGCGTTCCGTGCATTTGAGGCTCACAGAGGTGGAGGTGGTCTTTATCTGGAAGAGATTTTATGCTTTTTGCCTAAATTTGACAAGATTTTGCATGGTTATCATACACCACCCAGCTACATCGATATCGATGAGGTGATTGAGGtttgaaaaatcaacaagtATTTAAATTACTGGCGATAGATGGAACATGCAATAGTAGGAATAGTACATGTAAGGTGCTCTTGCTACTTCTCTTGTCGCACTAGCGGGATGATGCTTCTACGGAGGTGGTGTAAAAAGAATGTCAAAGCTTCAAAAGTATTCACGGTCCTAGTCCGACGAAAGACGCAAAGACAAGTAACATGAGAATAATAAAGTGGGAGGAGAGCCCACCCCGAGATTACCTGCTTGTAGAGCATTGAAAATGGTGTTTTGGAGACGAGAACGTTCTCGTCCGATCCCACTTTCCATCGTACCGATTAGGAAAAAGGGCTGGACCCACATCGAGACCTACCACTGAGATACTCGATTTGTGCCACAGCCATCGTTTACTCTTGAATTGAGTCAGTTGTTGCCTCATTTCCTAATCCGAGTAAGAGTAAAGTCGGTTGGGCGGGGGGATCCTTGTGCCCGCCATTCGAGTCGAATAACGCCGCCGGAGCTACAAACGTAGCATGCAAGCAAGTCTCTTTGACCATTAGTAGCCATGAATTCACACGGTAAATCTGGCTAAAAAGTCCATTACGTCCTCTTCCTAAATCAGCGTTCGAAACATGGTGCCTGATCCTATGcgttcccaattaccaagaaaAACGATAATGAGTGGCTACAGACTTAGCTACGTGGCCTAAATGTTGAAGGCTCGGAAGGGATGGAGATGGGACGGTGGGGGCGTTCAAATTTGTAGGACCCACGAAACTAGGATGCTTTTTAATTAAACATCACTCAGTTTCGGTGTCCGGTGTCTAGAACCCTACCCATTCATACCCAGTTTGTAAATGCctatagagaagaaaaaaaagaaagaatctgactccttcaatttggaa
This genomic stretch from Eucalyptus grandis isolate ANBG69807.140 chromosome 3, ASM1654582v1, whole genome shotgun sequence harbors:
- the LOC104439814 gene encoding L-ascorbate peroxidase 3 isoform X1, yielding MALFLCNLYCSALVSQLGLHEGGPTIDFVPGRKDSRVSPNEGRLPDANQGPPRLRDIFYRMGLSDKDIVALSGAHTLGRKHPERSGFDGPWTQEPLKFDNSYFVELLKRDAEGLLKLPTDKALLEDPAFRPYVELYANDEDAFFRDYAISHKKFSELGFTPSSSGSKTVVNGAVLAQGAVGVAVAAAVVNLELLL
- the LOC104439814 gene encoding L-ascorbate peroxidase 3 isoform X2 — encoded protein: MALFLCNLYCSALVSQLGLHEGGPTIDFVPGRKDSRVSPNEGRLPDANQGPPRLRDIFYRMGLSDKDIVALSGAHTLGRKHPERSGFDGPWTQEPLKFDNSYFVELLKRDAEGLLKLPTDKALLEDPAFRPYVELMRMHFSEIMQSRIRSSLNWGSRQVLQAARQ